The Pseudanabaena sp. PCC 6802 genomic interval ATTTTTTGGGCTGTCTCTAGGCCAGTTTGAGCGGCAGGCAAACTAAAACCAAGTAGATCGACTTGCTCTAATTTAGTTTCAGGTTTAGGTTCTTTACCTTCAGCTTTATCCTCCGATTTAGATTTAAAGCGCTTATCTTGATGAGCAGCCAGGAGAATTCCTTCCGCCAGGGCTTGAGCCGTCAGCGCTTCGTCCTGGTTGTATAAAGGTACGGATATGGCTAAACTCTGGCACTTAGACTGGGTTGCCCATTTGGCCGCTTGGGCGGCGGCTTTGCGCCAGGTATCTTCTGTTGCCTTGGCTGGCTCGCCTAAGCCCATCAAAAGTACCTTGCGAATTGTGGCGTTAGCCCCTACCCTACCACCGATCGTCGATCCGGCTTCTGCTTTAAATGCGGCCTCAGACACGAGTTCCTGTAGAGTTCCTGCTAGCTTATTGGCATCTAGTTCGAGCAAAGCGGTACTCAGTACGCTTGAAGTTTCTGTACTTTCCCCATCGGTTCGATCTTTTTGAAACAGGGCGATCGCTAAACCATCACCCGACCAGTCACCGACACTACTAGCTAACAAGTTGATATTCACAATTACGCAGCTTTGAGAATTTACCAAACCAGTATATATCACTACGAAGTCGTCTGAGGACGGGAGGTAGCATGCCGCACGTTGCATTAATGGTATAAAATTGGGGTAGAGGTAGCTCAGATGCTCGAGTAATACGAGCAGTTCTCCGATCCCAATGTTGGGGAGGAAGAGTAGGTTTATGGTAAAAAAAGTTGACAAGCAACCTGATGAATGGCAGGTTATCTCTGAAGAAAGTCTAGAAGCGATGGAATCAGCCAGATCTTCTTTGTGGCAAGGCTTGACAGATCGCGATACGGGATTGGGAAGAACGCCGCATAAGTTGCAAGATTTGGCGGATCGCGAGCGATCTCCTACAGCAGGTGATATCGATGCGGATCGCTACCTGTCCAAGGTGGTGGGTGAAGAAGCTGTTGGCGGCACGACACCTACACCCGACCAGAATGTGGTGGAAGAGTTAGCCGCTTCGGTTGGTATTGAAATCCCTGATAAATACACTTTGCATACTACTGCCATGCTGGAAGAGCGCGACTGCCATCGCTGGGAGCTGGAAGTCGAGTCTTCTGAGGATTACGACGAGCGCCTGGATTGATGTTTTCCTCTCGTTAAACAAGACCGAATCGAACTGATTTAAAGTTTGACGGTTTTGTTGACTACCAACTTCAAAGGCGTACCTTGGGGAATGTAATAAAACTGGGAACGGCGCATAACATTCTCGATCGCTTCTTTATTGCGATCTTTTACCTGTTCCGGCGAAGGTTGCGAAGCCGATGGGGTGGTCTCAGTATTATTGGGATTGTCGCTGTCTAAGGGATTGACGTTATTCGATTCCTTCGCAGAATTGGTAGTTTCCTTGCTGGAATTTGTTGGCTCCTCATCTCCATACTTTTGTCCTATCAGAGATGAGCCGTTGGTATCTAGGAATTTGATAGCTCCGGCGGGCAGATCGTACTCTTTGCCATCAATGAGAACGTTAACTGCCTCCAACTCCGCCTCACCCTTGGATGATAAAGTACGTACAATGGTTACCAACGTTGTATTGGCTGGTAACACTAACTTCCCACTTGGATTTTTGAGCGGTTCGTCGAGCCTAACAACGAATCTAGGACTGCTACTAGCGTTGCGATCGCCAGAGAAAACAGCAGCATTGACAAGAGTTGCTCTAGTACTCGCACCCGAGGTTAGAGTTTTGCCTAAGGTGTCTTTGGGTAGGTCTATGACAGTTTCCTGGCTAGATCGGGTGGAAGGTGCGGGTTTTTTGCCTTTGGCGATCGCGGGTCGATTTGGGGTATTTGTGGCATCGGTGGAGTCGGGAGGAGGTACTAAGGCATCTGGAATAGCGTCCGGCGGAATCGAAAAAGATATCGGCGGCAGTTGGGAAGGGGAAATTGTTTGTAATGGCTGCCCAGCTAAAGGAGGGGGGGCAGAGAGGCTGGTGGCTGGAGAAAATGCCGTATCGCTAGTCCAGGATTTCCCTAGCGTCATGCCGGGGAGGCTATTTTTAGAAATCTTCACGTCCTGTGCTTCTGGCACCCCAGACACATAGCCAAAGCTGACTAGTGAAATAATTTGATTTACTAGCGAACGAGGTCTGTTTGGATTTGACTGGTTGGGAGTAACCGTGGGGGCAACTAAATTTGTGGATGTTGGTCGGTTAGTTTGGGGCTGAGCTAGACGCAAAATTGCGAGGGCAATAAAAAATGTGCCTGCAAAGGAAACACCAAACAATAAAATTGCCGTAGCGATCGCGTTCGAGAAAATTCGAGCAGGCAGAAGCGTAAATTTAGATTTTGGAGATCTGGTCGCGCTATTTGCAGAGCTATTTGCAGATTTGGCGATCTCGTTCGCAGACGCAGTTCTTTCCGATGTTAACGTCCGATCTGCATTCTTTTCATTTACACCCTTATCCGTGGAAGAACTCAGTAAAGCCCCATTTTTATCAGTTAAAGTCTGGTCTTTCATCGCTCCACATCCCTATCTCAATAAGCCCTATCGGGCAAAAACCTTGCTAGTTTTCGAGTCTAACACAGATCGGATTTGAGCAAAATTACTTACTCGCTTGTCAAGACCTATAGCAATCCGCCATTATTTCTGTAATATAGCCATAGATAGATCTGTTAGGACAGGGGGTGTGGGGGCTGCGCCCCCACGCAGGGGTGAAACCCCTGCCCCCCGTCCTAAGCCTGTTGGCTATAGCTATACTTGAAGTCCGACTGCGCGGACTTTGTTTGTGTAGCCGCGACTTCCAGTTGCCAGGCAATATTAGGGGTAATCAATGCGGATTTGGTATAAGTTAGCGATCTCCGATCGCAATAAGTGCCCCTAGGATTTGGGGTGGGGGCAGGCCGAAATTCTACAGATCGAACCCGATCGCTCTATGTAGGTCGAAAGAGACTACCGTTTTGCGTACAAACTAGTAAATGTAAAGCAGAATACTGGGAACAACAGAAGACGTACCTTCCGGCAAAGCGATCCCCGTTCCCAGATTGGCGATCGCAATGCCAGCAAAATCCGTCCCAGCACCATCGCGATCGTAGATTAGCTGACCGGAAGAACTGCTGTAGTAAAACAATGGTTGCACGTCGTCCGGCTGCGGGCCGTCAAAGTCCACTGCCGCCGAGTTGCCTACTTTGAGTTGGCCGTTTTTAGCTTCGTTAGGGGCGATCGCATCGCCAGCAACGATCGTCCCTGGTTGCAAGAACCCCATCCGCGCTGCCGCATTTGGGTTAGTGAGGGGATCGATACCCAGGTTAAATGCTTGGGAATTAATCAGGATTACGTCTGGCCCCGTGCGTGCTGTGAGGGGATCGGTAAGGGGAGCGCCATAGGGTGGCTCCAGACGAACGTAATTAATGCGGGCAGGCGTACCAGAAAGATCTAGTAGCGATTCAAAGGCATAATAATCGACTCCCTCGCCACCATCAATTACATCTTCACCGGGGCCAACTACAATTACATCTGTCCCCAGGCCACCCAATACAGTGTCGTTGCCAGGACCGCCAACCAGCAAGTCATTACCAGCCCCGCCCACAATCGAGTCATCATTCACCGTAGCCGGGGCATTCGCTGGCTGTAAAAGATTTAGTGCTGCCTTGGGTAGCAGAGAGTCTGGGATGCTACCCGTCGCATTCAAGTTAACGCTAGACGCATCGCTCCGTGCCGCCCCAGGCACGATAATTGGAGCGATCGCAGCGAGACGATCGGTTAAAACGTTAACCTGTGCCGGGGAAATAAAGCCGCCAGTAACCAGGTTAT includes:
- a CDS encoding DUF6335 family protein, with translation MVKKVDKQPDEWQVISEESLEAMESARSSLWQGLTDRDTGLGRTPHKLQDLADRERSPTAGDIDADRYLSKVVGEEAVGGTTPTPDQNVVEELAASVGIEIPDKYTLHTTAMLEERDCHRWELEVESSEDYDERLD
- a CDS encoding calcium-binding protein — protein: MAIVFYATPEGSALFGAIAADIDEIFIAGVGNDTLSGDRGDDSFVFQAPNGPNGGYGGSDLITDFEAFGGSGDTLKLRNISNGTRVVIRDLGNGSIVEIFAPNATTPIQTITLPNATAYQLLTQGQVEVNGQLINETTRGIVQSDLSNFSYTVERVAGNAVIGNGNNLVTGGFISPAQVNVLTDRLAAIAPIIVPGAARSDASSVNLNATGSIPDSLLPKAALNLLQPANAPATVNDDSIVGGAGNDLLVGGPGNDTVLGGLGTDVIVVGPGEDVIDGGEGVDYYAFESLLDLSGTPARINYVRLEPPYGAPLTDPLTARTGPDVILINSQAFNLGIDPLTNPNAAARMGFLQPGTIVAGDAIAPNEAKNGQLKVGNSAAVDFDGPQPDDVQPLFYYSSSSGQLIYDRDGAGTDFAGIAIANLGTGIALPEGTSSVVPSILLYIY